TAACGTCGCGAAGCAAGTCGGACCACAGCAGAAAATATGGTCATTTCCACCGAATGGTGGATGGACCGAGTGGATCGCGGGCACTTGGTGACGAGGCCGATCCACCACAGAGCGGAGGACTCAGAGCATGGCCGGCGCGATGCGCAAGATGGCGGTCTACCTCGGCCTCGTGGAGGACGATGGGTACGACGGCCGGGGCTTCGACCCCGACGACGACTTCGAACCCGAGCCCGAACCCGAGCGTGAGCACCGGCGCCATCAGCCGGCGCACCAGGTCGAACGGGACGAACCAGTACGAGTGGTGCAGCCTCCTCCGCAGCGTGAGCGGGAGCGTCAGCCGGTGTCGGCATCGGCGGAAAACGGACGTCCTGCCCGAATCGCCCCCGTGGCATCCATCACACCTGAACGCCCCAGCCTGGAGAAGAACGCACCAGTGATCATGCCCAAGGTCGTCTCCGAACGAGAGCCCTACCGCATCACCACACTGCACCCGCGGACCTACAACGAGGCCCGTACCATCGGGGAACACTTCCGCGAGGGCACCCCGGTGATCATGAACCTGACCGAGATGGACGACACCGATGCGAAGAGACTTGTCGACTTTGCCGCGGGACTGGTCTTCGGTCTCCATGGCAGCATTGAGCGGGTGACGCAGAAGGTGTTCCTGTTGTCGCCTGCTAACGTCGATGTCACGGCGGAGGACAAGGCCCGCATCGCAGAGGGCGGGTTCTTCAACCAGAGCTGAGATCGACAACGGGAACGACCCGGCCGTGAGGCCGGACCAGAGAGAGCCAGGGGAGAGGGAAGCGCGGGATGAGCGTTGCGCTACAGGTGGTCTACATCGCGCTGATGTGCTTCCTCATCGTGCTGATCTTCCGGCTGGTCATGGATTACGTCTTCCAATTCGCCCGCTCATGGCAGCCCGGCAGGGCGATGGTGGTCGTTCTGGAGGGCACCTACACTGTCACCGATCCACCGCTCAAGCTTCTGCGGCGGTTCATTCCGCCGCTGCGTCTCGGGGGCGTGGCACTCGACCTGTCCTTCTTCGTTCTGATGATCATCGTGTACATCCTTATCTCGGTCGTCAGCGGCCTTGCGAGGGGAATGTGAGCGATACGGTCTTGCCGACTGCCGACGACTACGTAGAGGTGAAGAAGAGATGCCGTTGACCCCCGAGGACGTGCGGAACAAGCAGTTCACGACCGTCCGGCTCCGCGAAGGCTACGACGAGGACGAGGTCGATGCCTTCCTAGACGAGGTCGAGGCCGAACTGACGCGCCTGCTTCGTGAGAACGAGGACCTGCGCGCCAAGCTGGCCGCCGCCACGCGTGCCGCCGCGCAGAACCAGCAGCAGCAACAGCAGCAGGGGATGCGTAAGCCGCCCGAGCAGCAGGAGCGACCCGG
Above is a window of Streptomyces sp. NBC_01498 DNA encoding:
- a CDS encoding YggT family protein; its protein translation is MSVALQVVYIALMCFLIVLIFRLVMDYVFQFARSWQPGRAMVVVLEGTYTVTDPPLKLLRRFIPPLRLGGVALDLSFFVLMIIVYILISVVSGLARGM
- a CDS encoding cell division protein SepF produces the protein MAGAMRKMAVYLGLVEDDGYDGRGFDPDDDFEPEPEPEREHRRHQPAHQVERDEPVRVVQPPPQRERERQPVSASAENGRPARIAPVASITPERPSLEKNAPVIMPKVVSEREPYRITTLHPRTYNEARTIGEHFREGTPVIMNLTEMDDTDAKRLVDFAAGLVFGLHGSIERVTQKVFLLSPANVDVTAEDKARIAEGGFFNQS